One stretch of Bactrocera tryoni isolate S06 unplaced genomic scaffold, CSIRO_BtryS06_freeze2 scaffold_7, whole genome shotgun sequence DNA includes these proteins:
- the LOC120781603 gene encoding uncharacterized protein LOC120781603 isoform X2 encodes MQQEIKVVRGQLQIAIEALADQKVVLNQLLQQRAEELPIQSKFPIKNEEQLISLNDQLNSENKNTYVKAMRSLLQPTGVLKNLRNISSDEIAMAFNVDGVQGKKSLKSFQNFYNALLDSIPLNDGNGTADEKLRKAIQLQKKRIFKSACMSKDKTQHQQTQ; translated from the exons ATGCAACAGGAAATTAAGGTGGTTCGTG gtCAACTGCAAATAGCAATTGAAGCACTGGCCGATCAAAAAGTTGTCCTAAATCAACTTTTGCAACAGCGTGCAGAGGAGCTGCCTATCCAGTCCAAATTCCCCATAAAGAACGAAGAGCAGCTAATCAGTTTAAATGACCAGCTCAAcagcgaaaacaaaaacacttat gTTAAAGCTATGAGATCGCTGCTGCAACCTACCGGCGTTTTGAAGAATTTACGAAATATTTCGAGCGATGAAATAGCAATGGCATTCAATGTCGATGGAGTGCAGGGCAAAAAGTCCTTAAAATcctttcaaaacttttataacGCACTACTGG actCCATTCCGTTAAATGATGGGAATGGTACTGCAGACGAAAAACTGCGTAAAGCAATACAGTTGcaaaaaaaacgcatttttaAAAGCGCTTGCATGTCCAAAGACAAGACACAGCATCAACAGACACAATAG
- the LOC120781603 gene encoding uncharacterized protein LOC120781603 isoform X1 translates to MPDTPPKKIKRVAFDKQNNNCSCTIVIDQLEKKIDDMKDAMQQEIKVVRGQLQIAIEALADQKVVLNQLLQQRAEELPIQSKFPIKNEEQLISLNDQLNSENKNTYVKAMRSLLQPTGVLKNLRNISSDEIAMAFNVDGVQGKKSLKSFQNFYNALLDSIPLNDGNGTADEKLRKAIQLQKKRIFKSACMSKDKTQHQQTQ, encoded by the exons ATGCCTGATACtcctccaaaaaaaattaaacgcgTTGCCTTTGACAAACAAA ACAACAATTGCAGTTGCACTATCGTTATCGATCAGCTCGAGAAAAAGATCGACGATATGAAgg ATGCCATGCAACAGGAAATTAAGGTGGTTCGTG gtCAACTGCAAATAGCAATTGAAGCACTGGCCGATCAAAAAGTTGTCCTAAATCAACTTTTGCAACAGCGTGCAGAGGAGCTGCCTATCCAGTCCAAATTCCCCATAAAGAACGAAGAGCAGCTAATCAGTTTAAATGACCAGCTCAAcagcgaaaacaaaaacacttat gTTAAAGCTATGAGATCGCTGCTGCAACCTACCGGCGTTTTGAAGAATTTACGAAATATTTCGAGCGATGAAATAGCAATGGCATTCAATGTCGATGGAGTGCAGGGCAAAAAGTCCTTAAAATcctttcaaaacttttataacGCACTACTGG actCCATTCCGTTAAATGATGGGAATGGTACTGCAGACGAAAAACTGCGTAAAGCAATACAGTTGcaaaaaaaacgcatttttaAAAGCGCTTGCATGTCCAAAGACAAGACACAGCATCAACAGACACAATAG
- the LOC120781747 gene encoding uncharacterized protein LOC120781747, producing the protein MIIEFFCEDNEERKSKEDETMEDLMHVLALGEECRYRVQFIQNSIPKSRIFLNEILWELDENRFKKITRLDLIKGDKLFNKIRSGKQFPIKTQLAIVLYRLGSSGEGAMYSFEDCRFIWNQ; encoded by the exons ATGATTATTGAATTCTTTTGTGAGGACaatg aaGAGAGGAAAAGTAAAGAAGATGAAACAATGGAGGACCTAATGCATGTGTTGGCTTTAGGCGAAGAATGCAGATACAGAgtacaatttattcaaaatagtataCCGAAATCCaggatatttttaaatgaaatcttATGGGAACTTGATGAAAACCGATTCAAGAAGATCACACGTTTGGATCTAATAAAGGGAGACaaactttttaacaaaattcgGTCGGGCAAACAATTTCCAATTAAAACGCAACTGGCAATTGTGTTGTATCGCTTAGGTTCTAGCGGTGAAGGAGCTATGTACTCTTTCGAAGATTGCAGGTTTATTTGGAATCAGTGA
- the LOC120781554 gene encoding uncharacterized protein LOC120781554: protein MEAKERLRLKGTFRWSESQTIDLLLNRVDAIKENPDHFEKPIAQRFYNKIGEKAPNLMIIKWDIMRTKMRHLKTTFLSALRWKGQTGAGLLENGDPHSVEEYIKIIFPFYEGLHVRFGRRISVQPPTIYQSTKLVSANTKRSHSSSNTFSLLFEIQNKKLELET, encoded by the exons ATGGAAGCG AAAGAAAGATTAAGGCTAAAAGGCACATTTCGTTGGTCTGAAAGCCAAACGATAGACCTTTTGTTAAATAGAGTGGACGCAATAAAAGAGAATCCGGACCATTTTGAG AAACCAATAGCCCAAAGGTTTTACAACAAAATTGGTGAAAAAGCTCCAAATTTAATGATTATTAAATGGGACATAATGAGGACTAAAATGAGGCATttgaaaacaacttttttatctGCGCTCAGGTGGAAAGGCCAGACTGGTGCAGGCTTACTTGAAAATGGTGATCCTCATAGTGTGGaagaatacataaaaataatatttcctttttatgaAGGCCTTCACGTGAGATTTGGACGTCGTATAAGTGTTCAGCCACCAACGATTTATCAATCAACAAAGTTGGTGTCAGC aaatacgaaaagatctCATAGCAgttcaaatacattttcattacttttcgaAATCCAAAATAAGAAGTTGGAACTAGaaacg